Proteins co-encoded in one Pseudochaenichthys georgianus chromosome 22, fPseGeo1.2, whole genome shotgun sequence genomic window:
- the kdm1a gene encoding lysine-specific histone demethylase 1A isoform X1 translates to MDITRCPEKWVKQEKERPPTSSMMLSSKKSDAGSSSSSTSSSAGAAGAAGAERVGVADAQTGPSVSAAGPMDVKKKERSSPSGEPGGAPVPHQAGPGGAEQDAAEVRRTSRRKRAKQVEYREMDESLANLSEDEYYSEEERNAKAEKERKQVIPPPPPPPEEENDSEPEEPSGVEGAAFQSRLPHDRMTSQEAACFPDIISGPQQTQKVFLFIRNRTLQLWLDNPKIQLTFEATAQQLEAPYNSDAVLVHRIHSYLERHGLVNFGIYKRVKPLPTKKTGKVIVIGGGVSGLAAARQLQSFGMDVTVLEARDRVGGRVATFRKGNYVADLGAMVVTGLGGNPMAVISKQVNMELAKIKQKCPLYEANGQAGERCTSVPKEKDEMVEQEFNRLLEATSFLSHQLDFNFLNNKPVSLGQALEVVIQLQEKHVKDEQIEHWKKIVKTQEDLRDQLNKMVITKDRVKELHQQHKEASDVKPPRDITAEFLVKSKNRDLTANCKEYDELVETQVKLEEKLQELEANPPSDVYLSSRDRQILDWHFANLEFANATPLSTLSLKHWDQDDDFEFTGSHLTVRNGYSCVPVALAEGLDIKLNTAVRQVRYTASGCEVIAVNTRSTTQTFIYKCDAVLCTLPLGVLKQQPPAVQFVPPLPEWKTAAIQRMGFGNLNKVVLCFDRVFWDPSVNLFGHVGSTTASRGELFLFWNLYKAPILLALMAGEAAGIMENISDDVIVGRCLAILKGIFGSSAVPQPKETVVTRWRADPWARGSYSYVAAGSSGNDYDLMAQPITPGPAIPGASQPVPRLFFSGEHTIRNYPATVHGALLSGLREAGRIADQFLGAMYTLPRQATPTTASNPQQAPPTPSV, encoded by the exons ATGGATATTACCAGGTGCCCGGAGAAATGGGTAAAACAGGAAAAG GAGAGGCCTCCAACATCGTCTATGATGCTGTCTAGCAAGAAGTCAGATGCtggctcctcttcctcttccacaTCGTCTTCTGCGGGAGCTGCGGGAGCTGCAGGAGCGGAAAGGGTCGGCGTTGCTGATGCCCAGACTGGTCCATCTGTCTCTGCGGCAGGCCCTATGGATGTAAAGAAAAAGGAAAGGTCCTCCCCTAGTGGGGAGCCTGGAGGAGCCCCTGTGCCTCACCAAGCAGGCCCCGGGGGGGCAGAGCAAGACGCAGCTGAAGTTCGCAGAACGAGTCGTCGCAAGCGAGCAAAA CAGGTGGAATACCGTGAGATGGACGAAAGCCTGGCCAATCTGTCGGAAGATGAATATTACTCCGAGGAAGAGAGGAATGCCAAGgcagagaaagagaggaagCAAGTAATCCCTCCACCACCTCCaccaccagaggaggagaacgacAGTGAACCAGAGGAGCCATCTG GTGTAGAAGGGGCTGCTTTCCAGAGCCGTCTTCCTCATGACCGTATGACATCCCAGGAGGCAGCCTGCTTCCCTGACATCATCAGCGGACCCCAGCAGACTCAGAAGGTCTTCCTCTTCATCCGCAACCGAACG CTCCAACTGTGGCTGGACAACCCTAAAATCCAGCTGACCTTTGAGGCCACTGCACAACAGCTTGAAGCTCCGTACAACA GTGATGCTGTGCTGGTCCACAGGATACACAGCTACTTAGAACGGCATGGTCTCGTTAACTTTGGCATTTACAAGAGGGTCAAGCCATTACCTA CGAAGAAGACCGGGAAGGTTATAGTCATTGGTGGAGGTGTGTCTGGCCTCGCTGCAGCCAGGCAGCTGCAGAGCTTCGGGATGGATGTTACAGTACTGGAGGCCAGG GACCGTGTTGGAGGCAGAGTGGCAACATTTAGGAAGGGCAATTATGTCGCTGATCTGGGGGCCATGGTGGTGACAGGGCTGG GAGGGAACCCCATGGCAGTGATCAGCAAGCAGGTGAACATGGAGCTGGCCAAGATCAAACAGAAGTGTCCACTGTATGAAGCAAATGGCCAGGCT GGTGAACGATGCACAAGT GTGCCAAAAGAGAAGGACGAGATGGTGGAGCAGGAGTTCAACAGGTTGCTGGAGGCCACCTCCTTCCTCAGCCACCAGCTGGACTTTAACTTCCTCAACAACAAGCCTGTTTCTTTGGGACAAGCCCTGGAGGTGGTCATCCA GCTGCAGGAGAAGCATGTCAAAGATGAGCAGATAGAACACTGGAAGAAGATCGTAAAGACTCAGGAAGATCTTCGGGATCAGCTAAACAAG ATGGTGATCACGAAGGACCGGGTGAAGGAGCTCCATCAGCAGCATAAAGAGGCCAGCGACGTCAAACCCCCCAGAGATATCACAGCTGAGTTCCTGGTGAAGAGCAAGAACCGTGACCTCACCGCAAACTGCAAA GAGTACGATGAGTTGGTGGAGACGCAGgtgaagctggaggagaagctGCAGGAGCTCGAGGCCAATCCACCCAG TGATGTTTACCTGTCATCCAGGGATCGGCAGATCCTAGACTGGCACTTTGCCAACTTGGAGTTTGCCAACGCTACACCCCTCTCCACCCTTTCTCTCAAGCATTGGGATCAG GATGATGACTTTGAGTTCACTGGCAGCCACCTGACTGTAAGGAATGGCTACTCTTGTGTTCCTGTGGCCCTGGCTGAGGGCTTGGACATCAAACTGAACACAGCAGTGCGGCAGGTCCGGTATACGGCCTCTG GCTGTGAGGTGATAGCAGTCAACACACGCTCCACGACCCAGACCTTCATATACAAGTGTGACGCTGTGCTGTGCACCCTGCCTCTCGGGGTGCTGAAGCAGCAGCCCCCTGCTGTGCAGTTTGTTCCCCCTCTGCCCGAGTGGAAGACAGCTGCTATTCAGAGGATGGGCTTCGGCAACCTCAACAAG GTGGTGTTGTGTTTTGACCGCGTGTTCTGGGATCCCAGTGTCAACCTGTTCGGTCATGTCGGCTCCACCACAGCAAGTCGGGGCGAACTCTTCCTCTTCTGGAACCTCTACAAAG CCCCGATATTACTGGCTCTGATGGCTGGTGAGGCCGCTGGCATCATGGAGAACATCAGCGATGACGTGATCGTTGGACGCTGCCTGGCCATCCTCAAAGGAATATTTGGAAGCAGCGCTGTGCCACAG CCAAAGGAAACCGTGGTCACTCGTTGGCGTGCCGACCCCTGGGCCCGCGGCTCCTACTCGTACGTGGCTGCAGGTTCTTCGGGCAACGACTATGACCTCATGGCACAGCCCATCACGCCTGGCCCTGCGATACCAGGAGCCTCACAG CCTGttcctcgtctcttcttctccgGAGAGCACACGATCAGGAACTACCCCGCTACAGTTCACGGCGCCCTGCTCAGCGGGCTCCGGGAGGCCGGGCGCATCGCAGATCAGTTCCTGGGTGCCATGTACACACTTCCCCGACAGGCCACTCCCACAACGGCCAGCAACCCTCAGCAGGCTCCGCCCACTCCCAGTGTCTAA
- the kdm1a gene encoding lysine-specific histone demethylase 1A isoform X2 translates to MMLSSKKSDAGSSSSSTSSSAGAAGAAGAERVGVADAQTGPSVSAAGPMDVKKKERSSPSGEPGGAPVPHQAGPGGAEQDAAEVRRTSRRKRAKQVEYREMDESLANLSEDEYYSEEERNAKAEKERKQVIPPPPPPPEEENDSEPEEPSGVEGAAFQSRLPHDRMTSQEAACFPDIISGPQQTQKVFLFIRNRTLQLWLDNPKIQLTFEATAQQLEAPYNSDAVLVHRIHSYLERHGLVNFGIYKRVKPLPTKKTGKVIVIGGGVSGLAAARQLQSFGMDVTVLEARDRVGGRVATFRKGNYVADLGAMVVTGLGGNPMAVISKQVNMELAKIKQKCPLYEANGQAGERCTSVPKEKDEMVEQEFNRLLEATSFLSHQLDFNFLNNKPVSLGQALEVVIQLQEKHVKDEQIEHWKKIVKTQEDLRDQLNKMVITKDRVKELHQQHKEASDVKPPRDITAEFLVKSKNRDLTANCKEYDELVETQVKLEEKLQELEANPPSDVYLSSRDRQILDWHFANLEFANATPLSTLSLKHWDQDDDFEFTGSHLTVRNGYSCVPVALAEGLDIKLNTAVRQVRYTASGCEVIAVNTRSTTQTFIYKCDAVLCTLPLGVLKQQPPAVQFVPPLPEWKTAAIQRMGFGNLNKVVLCFDRVFWDPSVNLFGHVGSTTASRGELFLFWNLYKAPILLALMAGEAAGIMENISDDVIVGRCLAILKGIFGSSAVPQPKETVVTRWRADPWARGSYSYVAAGSSGNDYDLMAQPITPGPAIPGASQPVPRLFFSGEHTIRNYPATVHGALLSGLREAGRIADQFLGAMYTLPRQATPTTASNPQQAPPTPSV, encoded by the exons ATGATGCTGTCTAGCAAGAAGTCAGATGCtggctcctcttcctcttccacaTCGTCTTCTGCGGGAGCTGCGGGAGCTGCAGGAGCGGAAAGGGTCGGCGTTGCTGATGCCCAGACTGGTCCATCTGTCTCTGCGGCAGGCCCTATGGATGTAAAGAAAAAGGAAAGGTCCTCCCCTAGTGGGGAGCCTGGAGGAGCCCCTGTGCCTCACCAAGCAGGCCCCGGGGGGGCAGAGCAAGACGCAGCTGAAGTTCGCAGAACGAGTCGTCGCAAGCGAGCAAAA CAGGTGGAATACCGTGAGATGGACGAAAGCCTGGCCAATCTGTCGGAAGATGAATATTACTCCGAGGAAGAGAGGAATGCCAAGgcagagaaagagaggaagCAAGTAATCCCTCCACCACCTCCaccaccagaggaggagaacgacAGTGAACCAGAGGAGCCATCTG GTGTAGAAGGGGCTGCTTTCCAGAGCCGTCTTCCTCATGACCGTATGACATCCCAGGAGGCAGCCTGCTTCCCTGACATCATCAGCGGACCCCAGCAGACTCAGAAGGTCTTCCTCTTCATCCGCAACCGAACG CTCCAACTGTGGCTGGACAACCCTAAAATCCAGCTGACCTTTGAGGCCACTGCACAACAGCTTGAAGCTCCGTACAACA GTGATGCTGTGCTGGTCCACAGGATACACAGCTACTTAGAACGGCATGGTCTCGTTAACTTTGGCATTTACAAGAGGGTCAAGCCATTACCTA CGAAGAAGACCGGGAAGGTTATAGTCATTGGTGGAGGTGTGTCTGGCCTCGCTGCAGCCAGGCAGCTGCAGAGCTTCGGGATGGATGTTACAGTACTGGAGGCCAGG GACCGTGTTGGAGGCAGAGTGGCAACATTTAGGAAGGGCAATTATGTCGCTGATCTGGGGGCCATGGTGGTGACAGGGCTGG GAGGGAACCCCATGGCAGTGATCAGCAAGCAGGTGAACATGGAGCTGGCCAAGATCAAACAGAAGTGTCCACTGTATGAAGCAAATGGCCAGGCT GGTGAACGATGCACAAGT GTGCCAAAAGAGAAGGACGAGATGGTGGAGCAGGAGTTCAACAGGTTGCTGGAGGCCACCTCCTTCCTCAGCCACCAGCTGGACTTTAACTTCCTCAACAACAAGCCTGTTTCTTTGGGACAAGCCCTGGAGGTGGTCATCCA GCTGCAGGAGAAGCATGTCAAAGATGAGCAGATAGAACACTGGAAGAAGATCGTAAAGACTCAGGAAGATCTTCGGGATCAGCTAAACAAG ATGGTGATCACGAAGGACCGGGTGAAGGAGCTCCATCAGCAGCATAAAGAGGCCAGCGACGTCAAACCCCCCAGAGATATCACAGCTGAGTTCCTGGTGAAGAGCAAGAACCGTGACCTCACCGCAAACTGCAAA GAGTACGATGAGTTGGTGGAGACGCAGgtgaagctggaggagaagctGCAGGAGCTCGAGGCCAATCCACCCAG TGATGTTTACCTGTCATCCAGGGATCGGCAGATCCTAGACTGGCACTTTGCCAACTTGGAGTTTGCCAACGCTACACCCCTCTCCACCCTTTCTCTCAAGCATTGGGATCAG GATGATGACTTTGAGTTCACTGGCAGCCACCTGACTGTAAGGAATGGCTACTCTTGTGTTCCTGTGGCCCTGGCTGAGGGCTTGGACATCAAACTGAACACAGCAGTGCGGCAGGTCCGGTATACGGCCTCTG GCTGTGAGGTGATAGCAGTCAACACACGCTCCACGACCCAGACCTTCATATACAAGTGTGACGCTGTGCTGTGCACCCTGCCTCTCGGGGTGCTGAAGCAGCAGCCCCCTGCTGTGCAGTTTGTTCCCCCTCTGCCCGAGTGGAAGACAGCTGCTATTCAGAGGATGGGCTTCGGCAACCTCAACAAG GTGGTGTTGTGTTTTGACCGCGTGTTCTGGGATCCCAGTGTCAACCTGTTCGGTCATGTCGGCTCCACCACAGCAAGTCGGGGCGAACTCTTCCTCTTCTGGAACCTCTACAAAG CCCCGATATTACTGGCTCTGATGGCTGGTGAGGCCGCTGGCATCATGGAGAACATCAGCGATGACGTGATCGTTGGACGCTGCCTGGCCATCCTCAAAGGAATATTTGGAAGCAGCGCTGTGCCACAG CCAAAGGAAACCGTGGTCACTCGTTGGCGTGCCGACCCCTGGGCCCGCGGCTCCTACTCGTACGTGGCTGCAGGTTCTTCGGGCAACGACTATGACCTCATGGCACAGCCCATCACGCCTGGCCCTGCGATACCAGGAGCCTCACAG CCTGttcctcgtctcttcttctccgGAGAGCACACGATCAGGAACTACCCCGCTACAGTTCACGGCGCCCTGCTCAGCGGGCTCCGGGAGGCCGGGCGCATCGCAGATCAGTTCCTGGGTGCCATGTACACACTTCCCCGACAGGCCACTCCCACAACGGCCAGCAACCCTCAGCAGGCTCCGCCCACTCCCAGTGTCTAA